In the genome of Candoia aspera isolate rCanAsp1 chromosome 1, rCanAsp1.hap2, whole genome shotgun sequence, one region contains:
- the LOC134503995 gene encoding cytochrome c oxidase subunit 7A2, mitochondrial: MLRNLLALRQITQKPINAVSRRQITNRIAEKQKLFQENNDLPVHLKGGTTDMLLYRLTMAFSVFGVGYLLYNFYEVGKSKKN, translated from the exons ATGCTTCGAAACCTTTTG GCTCTTCGGCAAATAACACAAAAACCCATAAATGCTGTGTCTCGCAGGCAGATTACAAACAGGATTGCTGAGAAGCAGAAACTTTTCCAG GAAAATAATGACCTTCCAGTGCATTTGAAAGGTGGAACAACAGATATGCTGCTGTATCGACTTACCATGGCCTTTTCCGTTTTTG GAGTTGGCTATCTCCTCTATAACTTCTACGAGGTAGGAAAGTCAAAGAAAAACTAA